One Alnus glutinosa chromosome 3, dhAlnGlut1.1, whole genome shotgun sequence genomic region harbors:
- the LOC133864084 gene encoding small ribosomal subunit protein eS30z/eS30y/eS30x produces the protein MGKVHGSLARAGKVRGQTPKVAKQDKKKKPRGRAHKRMQYNRRFVTAVVGFGKKRGPNSSEK, from the exons ATGG GTAAGGTTCACGGATCACTGGCACGTGCCGGGAAGGTGAGGGGTCAGACCCCAAAGGTGGCCAAGCaggacaagaagaagaagccgCGAGGCCGCGCCCACAAGCGCATGCAGTACAATCGCCGCTTCGTCACCGCCG TCGTTGGATTCGGGAAGAAGCGGGGACCCAATTCTTCAGAGAAGTAA
- the LOC133864066 gene encoding uncharacterized protein LOC133864066, producing MATMPSHSFWHLTTTRPWLGALRTSSTLASLSSSSLADDSQQPSATEPSQPNKSYFPKRGQTLELVCESLAFKGKGLCKVADTGFVVMCDRALPGERFIGRITRKKGNYAEVSKVKTISPHWDFVDAPCEYASYCGGCKTQNLSYEAQVRAKEQQVCELVIHVGKFSSKELESLNVMKPIVPCDIQFHYRNKMEFSFGSQEWLPRGSLSEKQDSNGSSALGLHAPGFFDKVLNVNKCLLQSEPANMVLAAIQDCWRDPQLGLSAYDVHSHAGFLKHLVLRSGRDVKTGLPELMVNFVTSSYKPGLMKPLVEKILSIPEVVSVMNNVNTSIGNTSVGEKEYTLYGKPTITEILRGLTFQISANSFFQTNTQQAEVLYRLIEDCAGLRGDGSEIVLDLFCGTGTIGLTLAKKVRHVYGFEVVAQAIADACLNAKLNGINNATFVQGDLNKIDESFGNNFPKPDIVITDPNRPGMHMKLIKFLLKLKAPRIVYVSCNPATCARDLDYLCHGAREQNIKGCYTLKRLQPVDMFPHTPHIECICLLELC from the exons ATGGCGACCATGCCGAGCCATAGCTTCTGGCACTTGACCACCACCCGCCCATGGCTCGGAGCTCTTCGCACCTCATCAACCCTGGCCTCTTTATCCTCTTCGTCTCTCGCTGATGACTCGCAACAGCCCAGCGCCACAGAGCCCAGTCAGCCCAACAAGTCATACTTCCCGAAGCGAGGGCAGACCTTGGAGCTGGTGTGCGAGTCCCTGGCTTTCAAGGGGAAGGGTCTGTGCAAGGTGGCGGACACCGGGTTCGTTGTCATGTGCGACCGTGCACTCCCCGGTGAGCGATTCATTGGGCGCATCACTCGCAAGAAGGGGAACTATGCTGAG GTGAGTAAGGTAAAGACAATATCTCCACACTGGGACTTTGTGGATGCCCCTTGCGAGTATGCTTCTTATTGTGGAGGATGTAAAACGCAAAACCTCTCTTATGAGGCTCAGGTTAGAGCCAAGGAACAACAAGTCTGTGAGTTGGTGATACATGTTGGCAAGTTTTCAAGTAAGGAATTGGAATCTCTTAATGTCATGAAGCCAATTGTTCCCTGTGATATCCAGTTCCATTATAGGAACAAG ATGGAATTCTCCTTTGGATCTCAAGAATGGTTACCTAGAGGATCCTTATCAGAGAAACAAGATAGTAATGGGAGCTCTGCACTTGGACTGCATGCTCCTGGCTTTTTTGATAAGGTTCTGAATGTCAACAAGTGCTTACTGCAAAGTGAGCCAGCGAATATG GTTCTTGCAGCTATCCAAGATTGTTGGAGAGATCCGCAACTAGGACTTTCTGCTTATGATGTTCATTCTCATGCTGGATTTCTTAAGCATCTAGTACTAAGATCTGGAAG GGATGTGAAGACTGGTCTGCCTGAACTTATGGTTAATTTTGTGACCTCGTCTTACAAGCCAGGGCTGATGAAGCCTCTagttgagaaaattttatccaTTCCTGAAGTG GTAAGTGTGATGAATAATGTAAATACCTCTATTGGTAACACATCAGTTGGGGAGAAGGAATACACTCTGTATGGGAAACCTACCATCACAGAGATCTTAAGGGGCCTTACGTTTCAAATATCAGCCAACTCTTTCTTCCAGACAAACACTCAGCAG GCAGAGGTTTTGTATAGACTCATAGAAGATTGTGCTGGTCTAAGAGGGGATGGATCAGAAATTGTCCTCGACCTGTTTTGTGGGACTGGCACCATTGGTCTGACTCTTGCCAAAaa GGTCAGACACGTTTACGGATTTGAAGTAGTTGCTCAAGCCATTGCAGATGCTTGCTTGAATGCCAAGCTGAATGGTATCAACAATGCAACATTTGTCCAAGGGGATCTTAATAAAATTGATGAAAGTTTCGGCAACAATTTTCCTAAGCCTGACATTGTCATAACAG ATCCAAACCGTCCAGGCATGCACATGAAGTTGATTAAATTTCTGCTAAAGCTCAAGGCACCGCGCATAGTTTATGTATCATGTAATCCTGCCACATGTGCGCGTGACCTTGATTATCTATGTCACGGCGCG AGAGAGCAAAATATAAAAGGTTGTTACACGCTAAAGAGACTACAACCTGTAGACATGTTCCCGCACACTCCTCATATTGAATGCATTTGCCTGCTGGAGCTTTGCTGA